A stretch of the Spirochaetota bacterium genome encodes the following:
- the rpsJ gene encoding 30S ribosomal protein S10: MKGNIIRIKLKAFEHKTVDKATEEIVRAAKKARAEISGPIPLPTQIRRYTVLRSPHVHITSREQFEMRIHKRMIDIINPNQEVINVLSKLELPEGVNVEIKQI, from the coding sequence ATGAAAGGTAACATTATAAGAATAAAATTAAAAGCTTTTGAGCATAAGACGGTTGATAAGGCAACTGAGGAAATAGTAAGGGCAGCAAAAAAGGCAAGAGCTGAAATTTCAGGTCCAATACCTTTGCCCACACAAATTAGACGTTACACCGTTTTAAGATCACCTCATGTTCATATTACTTCAAGAGAACAATTTGAAATGAGAATACATAAAAGAATGATAGATATTATTAATCCGAATCAAGAAGTAATTAATGTTTTGTCTAAGCTCGAATTACCTGAAGGTGTAAACGTAGAAATTAAGCAAATATAA
- the rplD gene encoding 50S ribosomal protein L4: MKAILYDINNREKKNIEISESLFSNKVNNYSIWLAIKVEEANKRIGCANTKTKAEVAGSGKKPWRQKGTGRARVGTRRNPIWVGGGIVFGPKPRSYKLKINKKVKRLAYLSLFSLKYKLGNIKFIEDIHLNEIKTKNMVQIFKNLNLNSSVLLIYGDKVEKENCFGEKVLTISDNDKKIKESCKNIDFVKTLHWNNLAAKDIFYSKNILITESALINLQEKYTSKVNV; this comes from the coding sequence ATGAAAGCAATATTATATGATATTAATAATAGAGAAAAAAAGAATATAGAAATATCAGAAAGTTTGTTTTCAAATAAAGTAAATAATTATTCTATATGGCTTGCAATAAAGGTAGAGGAAGCTAATAAAAGAATAGGATGTGCTAACACTAAAACTAAAGCTGAAGTTGCAGGATCTGGTAAGAAACCATGGAGACAAAAGGGAACTGGTAGAGCTAGAGTTGGTACTAGGAGAAATCCTATTTGGGTTGGTGGAGGAATTGTATTTGGTCCTAAACCAAGGTCATATAAGTTAAAAATTAATAAAAAAGTAAAGAGATTAGCTTATCTATCATTATTTTCTTTAAAATATAAATTGGGGAATATTAAATTTATTGAAGATATACATTTAAATGAAATAAAAACAAAAAATATGGTTCAAATTTTTAAAAATTTAAATCTTAATTCAAGTGTTTTGTTAATATATGGAGATAAAGTTGAAAAAGAAAATTGTTTTGGAGAGAAAGTTTTAACAATATCTGATAATGATAAGAAGATTAAGGAATCTTGTAAAAATATAGATTTTGTTAAAACTTTGCATTGGAATAATTTAGCAGCAAAAGATATCTTTTATTCTAAAAATATTTTAATAACTGAGTCAGCATTGATTAATCTTCAAGAAAAGTATACTTCTAAAGTTAATGTTTAA
- the rplC gene encoding 50S ribosomal protein L3, which translates to MLGLVGKKLGMSQIFNEDGKVVPVTIIEVGPCQILEIKNEDKEGYNALKLGYFPIKENKLIKPIKGYFDKLNSLLKEKNIRIETYKIIKEFRTEEKLSNYEVGQFIDVSFFEGTKYVDVTGKSKGKGFQGMIKRHNAGGGKMSHGSKFHRTPGSTGQREEPGRVRKNKRMPGHLGCETVSVQNLEVVKIFKDKNVIMVKGAVPGARNSIVYIKKAVKAS; encoded by the coding sequence ATGCTTGGATTAGTTGGCAAAAAATTAGGGATGAGTCAAATATTTAATGAGGATGGTAAGGTTGTTCCTGTGACTATTATAGAAGTCGGACCATGTCAAATACTTGAAATTAAAAATGAAGATAAAGAAGGATATAATGCATTAAAATTAGGTTATTTCCCAATAAAAGAGAATAAGTTAATAAAGCCTATAAAAGGTTATTTTGATAAGCTTAATTCTTTACTAAAAGAAAAAAATATTAGAATAGAAACATACAAAATAATAAAAGAATTTAGAACAGAAGAAAAGTTATCTAATTACGAAGTTGGACAATTTATTGATGTTTCATTTTTTGAAGGCACTAAATATGTTGATGTTACTGGGAAATCAAAAGGCAAAGGATTTCAAGGAATGATAAAAAGACATAATGCTGGTGGGGGGAAAATGTCTCATGGTTCTAAATTTCACAGAACACCAGGTTCTACAGGTCAAAGAGAAGAGCCAGGAAGAGTAAGGAAAAATAAGAGGATGCCTGGTCACTTGGGTTGTGAAACTGTTTCAGTTCAAAATCTTGAGGTAGTTAAAATATTTAAGGATAAAAATGTCATAATGGTTAAGGGAGCTGTGCCAGGAGCTAGAAATTCAATTGTTTACATTAAAAAGGCTGTAAAAGCTAGTTAA
- the tuf gene encoding elongation factor Tu: MAKEKFIRNKPHINVGTIGHVDHGKTTLTSAITLVCASRGLAQAKRYDEIDNAPEEKARGITINTQHVEYETPKRHYAHIDCPGHADYIKNMITGAAQMDGAILLVSANEGPEPQTREHILLAKQVNVPYIVVFLNKVDMVSDPELIDIAEEEVRDLLKKYGFPGDTIPIIRGSALKAMNCGCGKDECPNCKPVIELLNTMDDYFPEPKRDIDKPFLMPIEDIFSIKGRGTVVTGRIETGVVKVGDKVEIVGFGETKETVITGVEMFRKELDQGQAGDNVGLLLRGIEKNDVERGMVVAKPGSITPHKKFTCEVYILSKEEGGREKPFHAGYRPQFYFRTTDVTGEIKEIRNSQTKEVEKIANPGQNVAMDVELIYTVAMDKQLRFAIREGGRTVGAGVVTEILE; the protein is encoded by the coding sequence ATGGCAAAGGAAAAGTTTATAAGAAATAAGCCTCATATTAATGTTGGGACTATTGGGCATGTTGACCATGGTAAAACAACATTAACTTCAGCAATAACCTTAGTATGTGCATCTAGAGGTCTTGCACAAGCAAAAAGATATGATGAAATTGATAATGCACCAGAAGAAAAAGCAAGAGGTATTACTATTAATACTCAGCATGTTGAATATGAAACACCAAAAAGACATTATGCTCATATTGACTGTCCAGGGCATGCTGATTATATTAAAAACATGATTACAGGTGCAGCACAAATGGATGGTGCTATACTTCTTGTTTCAGCAAATGAAGGACCAGAACCACAAACTAGAGAACATATTCTTCTCGCTAAACAGGTAAATGTTCCATACATAGTTGTTTTCTTAAATAAAGTTGATATGGTGTCTGATCCTGAATTGATTGATATTGCTGAAGAAGAAGTTAGAGATCTTCTTAAAAAATATGGTTTTCCAGGTGATACTATTCCTATTATAAGAGGATCAGCATTAAAAGCTATGAACTGTGGATGTGGAAAAGATGAGTGTCCTAATTGTAAGCCTGTAATAGAATTGTTGAATACAATGGATGATTATTTCCCAGAACCAAAAAGAGATATAGATAAACCATTTTTAATGCCAATTGAAGATATTTTTTCAATTAAAGGTAGAGGTACTGTAGTAACTGGTAGAATTGAAACAGGTGTTGTAAAAGTTGGTGATAAAGTTGAGATTGTTGGTTTTGGAGAAACTAAGGAAACTGTAATTACTGGTGTAGAAATGTTTAGAAAGGAACTTGATCAAGGACAAGCAGGGGATAATGTTGGTCTATTATTGAGAGGTATCGAAAAAAATGATGTAGAAAGAGGAATGGTTGTTGCGAAACCAGGATCTATTACTCCTCATAAAAAATTTACATGTGAAGTATATATTTTGTCAAAAGAAGAAGGTGGAAGAGAAAAACCATTTCATGCTGGATATAGACCACAGTTCTATTTTAGAACAACTGATGTAACTGGAGAAATTAAAGAGATCAGAAATTCTCAAACTAAGGAAGTTGAAAAAATAGCAAATCCTGGTCAAAATGTTGCTATGGATGTTGAATTAATATATACTGTAGCTATGGATAAGCAATTAAGATTTGCTATTAGAGAAGGTGGAAGAACAGTTGGAGCTGGAGTAGTTACAGAAATATTGGAATAA
- the rplW gene encoding 50S ribosomal protein L23, with product MKLDLNDILIRPIISEKVTSLQKENKYVFQIHKDANKKMVEECIKKLYNMEPISVNIIIAPRKKKRQRYKEGYTNFVKKAIITLKEGDSFSFLKV from the coding sequence ATGAAATTAGATTTAAATGATATTTTAATAAGGCCTATAATATCTGAAAAGGTTACTTCTTTGCAAAAAGAAAATAAATATGTTTTTCAGATTCATAAAGATGCTAACAAAAAAATGGTGGAAGAGTGTATTAAAAAGCTATATAATATGGAACCAATAAGTGTTAATATAATAATTGCTCCAAGGAAAAAGAAAAGACAAAGATATAAAGAAGGATATACCAATTTTGTTAAAAAAGCTATTATAACATTAAAAGAAGGTGATAGTTTTAGTTTTTTAAAGGTATAA
- the rplB gene encoding 50S ribosomal protein L2 — MGLKYFKPVTPTQRFKTGYDFSEITTNEPYKPLTIYLKNTAGRNNYGRITSRRMGAGHKKLYRIISFTRNMYNLNAKVETIEYDPYRTARIALVCYENGVRRYILAPDSLKVGDRVTEGENVPIKVGNALPLKNIPVGTLVHNVELRPGEGGKIARSGGTFCQISGFEKDYAILTMPSGELRFVHKDCYATVGIVSNPDAKNIIIGKAGRSRWMNRRPRVRGVAMNPVDHPHGGGEGRGKGNHPMTPWGQPTKGYKTRKKNKTTNKFIIKRRKENG; from the coding sequence ATGGGATTAAAATATTTTAAACCAGTTACGCCTACTCAGAGATTTAAAACAGGTTATGATTTTTCTGAAATAACTACTAATGAACCTTATAAACCATTAACTATTTATTTAAAAAATACAGCAGGTAGAAATAATTATGGAAGAATAACTTCTAGAAGAATGGGTGCTGGTCATAAAAAATTATATAGAATTATTTCTTTTACAAGAAATATGTATAATTTGAATGCTAAAGTAGAAACTATAGAATATGATCCATATAGAACAGCAAGAATTGCTCTTGTTTGTTATGAAAATGGTGTAAGAAGGTATATTTTAGCACCTGATTCATTAAAAGTAGGAGATAGAGTTACTGAAGGTGAAAATGTTCCTATTAAAGTTGGGAATGCTTTACCATTAAAAAATATACCAGTTGGTACACTAGTTCATAATGTAGAGCTAAGACCTGGAGAAGGTGGTAAGATTGCAAGATCAGGTGGTACATTTTGTCAAATTTCTGGTTTTGAAAAAGATTATGCTATTTTAACAATGCCATCTGGAGAATTAAGATTTGTTCACAAAGATTGTTATGCAACAGTTGGTATTGTTTCTAATCCAGATGCTAAAAATATAATAATAGGTAAAGCAGGAAGATCAAGATGGATGAATCGAAGGCCGAGAGTTAGAGGAGTTGCAATGAATCCTGTTGATCATCCACATGGAGGTGGTGAAGGTAGAGGAAAAGGTAACCATCCTATGACTCCATGGGGACAGCCAACTAAGGGATATAAAACTAGAAAGAAAAATAAAACTACTAATAAGTTTATTATAAAGAGGAGAAAAGAAAATGGCTAG
- the rpsS gene encoding 30S ribosomal protein S19 translates to MARSLKKGPFIEKKLFNKVLEASKGKKGAPIKTWSRASTIIPEMVGLTINVYNGKKFIPIHINENMIGHKLGEFAPTRTFKGHRKAETTQAGEKK, encoded by the coding sequence ATGGCTAGATCTTTAAAAAAGGGTCCTTTTATAGAGAAAAAATTATTTAATAAAGTTCTTGAAGCTTCTAAAGGGAAGAAGGGAGCTCCAATTAAAACATGGTCAAGAGCTTCTACTATTATACCTGAAATGGTTGGACTTACTATAAATGTTTATAATGGTAAAAAATTTATACCTATACATATAAATGAGAATATGATTGGTCATAAATTAGGGGAATTTGCTCCTACTAGAACTTTTAAAGGTCATAGAAAAGCAGAAACTACTCAAGCCGGAGAGAAAAAATGA